The genomic DNA AACGGTGTATATAAGGTCAAACGTTAACATTATTTATAAGATTTTAATGACTTAATCCACATAAATAACCTAATATAGAATTTTTAGGTAAGAAAATGAGTAAGACTACTCTCACacttatttattacatttatttagGCAGGTTGACTTGATGTTTTTTAAGCGACTTTTCATTACTcactccaaaaaataaaataaaaaagccacttaaaacattAATGTCAGCGGGTTtcgtctcttttctctctagctgCCAGAGAGAAAAGCAAAACCCTCCAGCCACATAGGGGAGGAGGGTTAGCCGTTTgactgcctccctcctcccatTGTCTTCTTCGCTTCGGTACTAATTATTTACTTGATGCCCTAGCCCCGGTGCCTCCTCTCTTCTCCTTCCTTGCCGCTCCTTTCCCCCTCAGTTTTCTCAGTTTTCTTCCCCCGCCTTCATTTTTTGCAGCGAgctccttggccttgttttgaCTCTTTATGggttcccccccccccccagaTTTTGTCTGTGGTCGCCGCTGACCTGTGTTGCCGCTTCGCTgcccgctattagggttttctttcatgcgttCCCACCGCATCGAGCTCCCACGCCCCTTATGCGGCGGTTCCGGCCTGCACGGGTCCGGCTCCCTTCCGACTACCGTCTTCCAGCTTTGTGCtccttttaccttttttttttttNNNNNNNNNNNNNNNNNNNNNNNNNNNNNNNNNNNNNNNNNNNNNNNNNNNNNNNNNNNNNNNNNNNNNNNNNNNNNNNNNNNNNNNNNNNNNNNNNNNNNNNNNNNNNNNNNNNNNNNNNNNNNNNNNNNNNNNNNNNNNNNNNNNNNNNNNNNNNNNNNNNNNNNNNNNNNNNNNNNNNNNNNNNNNNNNNNNNNNNNNNNNNNNNNNGTGATTGTTTTCAAGTCTTGCTTTGCCAGTCTTCTCCACGCCTGTTCGCCGCCCACCATCCACTACTGGGCCTTTCGACGTGTCCTCGCCGCGATGAGCTTCTAACGCCCCTCCGATTTTTAGTTCCCGACGTGTGCGTGATCAAAGTGTGccgtttcttttcttgtttgatttCCCTGTTTTGTTACTTCTTTAAGATATATTTGTGTTTTGACATGTGTTTTTTTacctgtattgtttaatttccctGTTTTGTTCGACTTGTAATAAtgctctttcctctctcactcaATATATGTCGCATTCgagttaattagttttggtccaaacctttgggttgtggatgtgatcattatcctggccttcgggttgagaAAGAGTTTCGGCATGAGTCTTTCCaaggtcgaggaataattgttatccatgcatttggttgaatCAGTCAgtcacagatctagtattaaatctgcTTTTAGTCATGGGTTGGCggattggtctcgaatcttgtactGAGCTTGGTAATCTTGTAATTGTATGCTATAGTTGCTTCATAGCATGTAAAAACTTTAtgctcgtggtattattgaatgaaatgttatgtttttctaaaaataaaaaaaaaataaaaaaaacactgaCGTCAGCCAGTGTGAAAGGTGgcattattctaaaaaaaaaaaaaaaaaaaaaagaaagaagaagaagaagaagaaagacccAACTAGACTGGGCCAAGACCATCTTAAGGCTCACACGGTCACACCGACCCCAGCCCAAATATTGCCAGAGGAGAACCAAACAAAACGACATCGTCTTAGCTGATCCAATTATTGGTGGCCAGCTTGTTTTAGCTTTTGACACCCCCTCCCTGCAACGGCTATTTTCTAGTGACCGTTTAGAGCAACCCCAAATTCAAAATCTGAAAGCAACTCCTACACACCACCGTAAACACACTGAAAATCCTCCATATCCTTCAATTACAAATACTCAGAAAACCCgaaaattaacagaaaaaaaaaatccaaaagaaaaaagaaatttccaAGGAATTCAAATCCCAGCTCAAAAATCTCCAATCTTTGTTTCAGCAGCGAAAATGGTTTACTCGTACACACCCACATACTACTCCACACTTCATGACTCAATCACCACTCTGTGCAAGACCATCCTGCCATTCGGCCTCAAGAAGCGGCGCTTGCCGGCTTCCGATCAAAAGCTCTCGAAGCTGCAGTCGGATAATCTGAAATGGCAACAGGATTCTTTCCACCAGATGCTGAACCTGATGGGTCTACACAAAGAAGGAATTTTGGCTGAGACTGAGGTTTCGGCTTTCCGGACGCATTTGCTCGAGACCCTTATCGCTTCTCCCGTGGAGCACGAGCAGCCGAGTATGTTAAGAGATAAGTTGCTGTTCTTGCAGGTAAATTTGTTACCTACCTCTTCTGGTTCTtgagaaaaatcaaattccattgCTTAGAACCTGAATTAGCTTAAGATCCATTCATTCTGAAACTAATTCCACCATTAGGCTTTCTATTCAGCTTAAgatttaaaatttacatttttctcagtaaccaaacgGGTTTATATTGAATATGTAAGattccttctcttcttccagGAGCTCCTGTACGCGAAGTGTATCTCCTCAGAGGACTACCATGCTTCAAAGAGGCCATTGTTGCAGAGACTGGCGGTTCAAGGAGCAGAGATTGAGGCTAGAGATGTAATTGTTGCTGGGCCAAGAGACCCAAAAGAGAACGCAGAAGAAGAATGGTCTGTGATTGACTTAAAGGATGAGAAATGCTTGCAAAGTAAAGAGAACTCGAATTCGAAGAACAAATCGAAGCACGGCTCAGCAGTGAAGCAGATCAAAGGAGCAGCCTCAGTTTTCGGGTTTTACAAGCCCGGAAAGAACAAAGAAGAGAAGAGCATATTTGAAACTTCCACTCCCTCTGCTAAACATGAAATGCGGTATTCCAGAGAAAACCCATTTTGGGATAGCCATTTGAAGCATAAAGAAAGCGAAACAAGCTCAATTCTAATGCCAGAAAGCTTGCCAGTGGAGTccacgaagaggaaaccttttaggaCTCTGTTTCAGAGGGAACAGAGAGAAGGACATGGAGGTGGTGATGGTGATCAAAATGATGGTGGTTCTGCGGAGAGAAGTGCAAAATCCGCAAAGAAGCAATGGGGTTTTGATGGGTTCAAGAAATGGAAGAGAAGTGACTCAGATGATGAGACAGCTCCTCTCCCTCTCAATGAAAGATCAGACAGTGAGGCTTATATGCAGTCTGGCCGGCTTGTGGCGAGCCCTATTGGAGAGGGGCCGGACACCAAGCTGATCAAGAGGAAGTTGCATTCGGATGGTTCTCCTTCTGATTTCTTCATAGATAAGGTTCGGAATTGCTGACTTGagattattgtttttgtgttatGTAATTGGACTAATTTGAAAGTTTGTGCTGTGAAATTTGTAATTTGGGTCGTTTTTGTATGTGAAGGTTTTAGGAGACAAGATAAAGAAGGAGCTGTCAAGAATCCAGACAGAGCTCTGCACCAAAAACCCCAATCTTCAATTCTCGTAAGCCTTCTTCTTTTGGTGCTGTGATGATAAGTTTTTGTCTTACAAATATGCTCACTTTCTGTTCTCATGCGACTTTATCAGGAATGATCAAATTGAAGCAATTTCCACCAAGCTTCCTGTCGACAAAGCTGAATTGAAAAAGTTCTTCCCCAAGTGAGGCAACTTCTCTTTTTCCATAGTGGTCCATTTTCTGTATTGCTGTGAAGAGTGTTTCTGTTCATAATAATTACATCTATCTAAAGATGTTAAATAAATGAAGTTAAAACAAACCTAAGTTTAGAGTCCGTTAAAATTAGACTATAGTGGAGGATTGAGATCTGGTGTCGGTTTTTGAACCGGTGCAATACCTCTTATTTGGGccattcatttgaaatgaacGACTCAAATTACGATAGCACATAAGAGAGTAAAAAGAAGAGTAACTGAATTATTAAACAACCCATTTGTCCAATCGGTCGTCATTGCGGTGGGCAAGccatcttttttctctctcctataaGTTGTCACAATTTGGGTCGTTTAAATGAACAGTCCAAATAAGCATTATTGCTCGACTAGAAAATGGCAGCGGCAAGGCTTTAAAAAACTGTGTTATATATCATACATTAGATCATAGGGCTTTGCCACTATATGGGATCTTTCTCATTTCACCTTTGGATTGTTTTCCTGTGTTTGAAGATCATGGTGTGATCGGTATGGTGACGTTGTATTGGATGTAGTGAAGAAAGAATTCAAAGACCATGTTGGAGAGATGGAGAATATGCGAAATGCTGCCAAAGAGAGACATGGCAACTCAATGGGATGGACGACATTTGAAGATGATGAGAACTGCCACCCCAATCTCTTTGCTCACCATGATAATAGTAGCAGCAAGGGCCTCCAAAATAATCCCTTCTTTCGTCATGACTCCACAGAAAGCAATGGAAATAAGCTGAGATCTGAATCAGCTATTTTCCAAGGCCAGAACCCCTTCTGGTCTCCAAGGGCTGGCTCTTCTTTGCTGGGTTAGATAGATGAAAGCTTTACATCTGTTTCCTCTCTTTCCTGAGAGTAATGCACATTTTTACTGAGAATTTGTTGGTGTATGAACCATGAAAGATTCTTCAAGTAATTCAAGTTCTTTTTCCCTCTAGGCTTTTCTATCTCTTTGATTTCAAAATAGTGATTGCTAATTTTCGATCACAAAGATAGGTTCCTCATGCGGCTATAAATCAAAATGGGAAAGTTCAAATCTTTTCTATCTGTTCAAAACTAGCGTTCTCCATGAAACAAAATGcttcaaaaagatttttttttttttttttaattaataaaaagcCATATGTTTGTGAAAAAATAAGCTGAAATAGTTCACCTAGTTGGAAGTGTGATAATCTAAGTTCCGAGGGATCGAGATTGGAATCACCTCAAATTCGTTGTCCGAACTTTCGGAGATTATACTCTTAAAAGGCCAACATAATAAATACTTCATACATTTTGTTGGAGCATTTTCAAGTCCAAGAATTTGCTACCCAACAATTTTCTTAATGGCCAAATTGTGAAGGGACTTTCCGTACAGTAATGAGACtcctacaaaacaaaaacaaggtcAAAGGGTTATCGGTTGAAGCCGAAgactctccgatgcttaagttgcatcattatttttagataagaaagataatgaaaatcCGCCTCTAGTTATCCTTGAATCAATGTATATTGAGCTtagtatgagagagagagagagagagacgtgtgtgtgtgtgaagagaaaaacaaattcaGAGAAAGACTCGTTCTCCTTTCCCTTTTTATCCAAAGATCCAACAAAAGAGGACTCATGTCATCCAATGAGTGGATGATGGCATATTGTAAATAAGCATAAAAAGAATGAGGCCCACTAGGGGGATTTTCTCCCCCACACATTTTAACCAATTTCTTAGCCATATGTTTGGGGGAGTGTTTGTCTGAGGCTGCATGTCCCACTAAAGAGCTCATTGTAACAAAATTAATCAACCCTAGCAATTTATATAGGAGACTGCACTCTGCACTTCACTGTACTTTAAAGTGAGGCATTTTTCACTGCAATTCGAAAATCAGGGATGAAAGCAATAACCACATAATATATACATACTTTGCACCTGAGTTCACATCATGTTTGGGTCATATGGAGGTTGGATTGATCACATTTATGGACATTCAACAGAAGATATAACAATGAAGGAGCAACAGGGCCGAGTCAGCATATTCTCAATTTCTaaactgaaaatatatatataaggttttAGAAAACCGAATCATGAGAAAAAGATGCTGCAAGATGAGGGAACAAAAATAAACGAAATTCTAATACAAGTCTATATAAGGACAGTGAATACACATTTTATGAGTGAAAGGTAATATCACTatttacatttatatgtacAATTACATCAGAGAGAAGGGATCTCCGAGCTAGAAACAGAAGACTCGGTGAAACCCTCGCGAACATCTCCTCGACAAAGTGGACATACACTGTAAAACACCAATGAGGACAGAGGGAGAGAGGCATCAGAAAAAACAGgcaaataaataatgaaatttaacatgaaaaagagagaaagagagataatcTAAGCAGAGTGTGGCCATGACAATTACCCGTGTATCTCTTTTAGCCACTTATCAACACATGACATATGATACTCATGGTGACAGGGAAGAACTCGAATTTTGTCCCCTTCCTCATACTCAGCCAGGCAAATGTAACACCTATCAATTCGATTAGTGTAATTACTATTAAATAAGTTCAAATAGAACACCAATACAAACTGCTTACTGTAAATGATAATGTGTATTTTCGGCTTAGAATAAGGCATAACTATAGTAGCAAACACTATACCAGCACACACACACGCATGAATGGGTGCACGAAaatattactttatttattttaatttatataagcATCTATATCATAAACAACATTGATGTGACAAGGGACATACTGTTCTACATCACTGCTCTCAGAGGTGTTGACCTTTTTGTGACTCTTGAGAGGGAAAGAGTCAACAACTGATTCAGGGGCTGGGAGAGAGACCATAGATAGGGAAAGTGACACAGGTTGGCGATGAATTTCATCCAAAACCTgcaaataaacattacaaaaattctTAGTTACCAAGTTAATTGGTGCAGTTCCATAGATGTCATCAAGATTCAATACTCCAATAGCAAAAAGAACAGGTAAGATTTTTTTGAGAGACAAATACAACTCAAGCACTCACACAGGATTGAAACTGCGGCATCACACTCCACCTCTTATTTATAAGGGAAGGGGATGGTGTTTGGTCCAAGGAACATTGACAAATAGATAGAAGCAATTTTAATTGAGTAGCTAGCTAGTAAGAATTTCACATTCTCCAAGCATCCAAATCTCACAACTGTCCTATCTCTTACAACTAGGGTAGCAGAAAACATCTTGATACACAACCAAATAGATATGAATTATGGTTAGCACAAGGGCACAAATAATGATAATTGAACAAAATCAGAATGACGCCAGTATCAACTGAAAGCAACaagaataaaactaaaaagcaGTCAATAGCGTAGGGAAGATGTAACCATGAAGGATGGTTTAACTATTGAACCACCAAAGAATCAAAACCTAGGCCTCATCTTTAACTTGAAGGATCTTCAATATCTCCACATAATGCAGATTTGAAATACTAACATTACCAAAAAGCATTTCTGAACTAACCAAAACCCCCAAAGTTCTTACAAAAACTAACCTATTTATCTTTTCAAATGCTTCATGAAGCATAGTGAAGTATTCTGGCAGAATCCCAAACAATCCCAAGTTTATGCGATGGAATAAAGTGTGAAAGACACACACCCCAAGACACCTCCCAAACCATGGATATGGAACCTTGATAAGGTCCAAATAAAACGGTCTGCTGACATACTACAGTGTTTGCGAATAAaacaaagggttaaatactccaaatcCCCTTAGGGtttcccaactttattttttcccccctgaggtttcatttttatcacaggaggtccctgtggttttgataaatgaccaagttagtccatccgttagttgaccgttaggactgacacgtgaaccaatcagatgctgacacgtgacacctacttaattttttttttaaaaaaaaaaaattaaaataatgttttttttttattaaaaaaaaaaaaaaaaaaaaaagagaaaaggaaaaaacaggGTTccaagggtggccgaaccactctcAAGTGGTTCTGGGCTATACCCTAAGGAGCCTTGGGTGGGTTTTAAACCACCCCCTGGTATCAGGAGCCTGCACACCCCTCACTCCAGGTGGCCAAGCCACCTCCTGGGCACCAGGGGGTTGGCCGATGGCTCGGCCaaccccatccggccagatgggggtggccatggccaaagagggtggccgagccacccccaatttttttaaaaaaaattttaaaaaaaaaataaaaaaaattaaatatgtgccacgtgtcagcatttgattggtccacgtgtcagtcctaacggtcaattAACGGAtagactaacttggtcatttatcaaaaccacagagaccttctgtgataaaaataaaatcctaggagggaaaaaataaagttgggaaaCTCTAGGggggtttggagtatttaaccctaaaacaaaagaaaacatggaagagagagagagagggagagagagagagagcccatACATAGGCGAGCAGCTAGTTCAGAAAAGAAAACTACCTCGAATAAAGCTTCAGCAAGCATAACTATGCGCGATATACTTGCACGAGTACTAGATTCTTCATTTGTCAAGACTGACTCACACGAGCATGTACCATCAGGGTGGAGACCTGATGGACAAGTGGTATTTCGTCTACCACTGTCATCAAGGCTGCCACGAAGTCTTTCCCAGATCTGCACAGATTTATGAAAGAGCAGTTCATAAGATTATCAAACAAGCATAAAGTTAAAGTTAAAAAGCACTATATATCGATTCAGCTGCCCTGTTACAACAACCACATAGACAAAGTCTTTCCCAGATTTGCAATGAGTTCTGCAGAAGAAGTTCATTAAATATTATCCAAGGAGTATGAAGTAAAATCAGacagtaaataaataaaatacctCGCTACAGCTGCCCCGTTACAACAAATACATAGACGACATAGCAGAGCATGAAATCTATGACGTTGGTGTACAATAATATTGACCAAACTTGAATGAAGATTTTCAGATGAAGGTAAAAATGTATTTAGAAGTCTATAATGTAAATGAATACTTCATAATATTACACCATACAGACCATAAGCCCCAAAAATCTCCCAAAAGAATGAAGCCACAAAGAGCAAAGATAATACAAGAATCTAACTATCAGATGCAAATAAATTTGTAAAGGTTACAAAAGCATAATATAACCAAAATGTTCTGAGAATCACCTCGGATCTCGAATTCCGTCGGCGTTCATTCAAGCTATGAATTCTATTGCCCAGATATCCACGGTCACCTCCAACACCATCATCAAAAAGATCACCACTCAGATCAAGGAGCCATCTATCATGAGATCCTAAATTCTCAGAATCGTCTGTTGAGAAAAGAATGGTCGGAGAATCACTGTGCCTTCTAGAACTGCGTCTTGAAAAAGCATCCCAAAACAGTCTTCTACTGTTCCTTCTGACTTCCCGATTACTTTCATCAGCGTTGCTTCTTGAAATAATGTTGGAAGAGATGGTTACCACATCAACCTGAAGTACACCTCCATCTCCCCAGCCCTGTTCCCCATTAGAAACAAGGAATCCTAAACCAGAAGGTATTGCCTCCTGAAAAGATTCATCTCCCAGTGATCGAGATGTTGCTGATACATTGGAATCATGAGGAACAGAATCAGAGTTATGGACAGCAGTTACTTCACCAATGCGATTCTCAACAGACACTCCATCAGAACTTGAATCTCCTAGATCTTGAAGAGACGAGCTGCTAGGACGAACCTCAGGACATATATAAGGTACTCCCCTGTCCACTGAATTGTTGTCTGAATCCTTGTTAGTGGAAACATTAACAGAGACTGGGTCTGAAGATTGTTGTTCTTTAAACGAAGAACTAGTTGCAGTACAACTATCCCTATAAGACTCATCATGACTATGATCAGCACTTACCTGGTGAGGAGGAACTAGCTCCTTACTTTCAGACAAGCACTTCCCTCGATTACTCGTTCCAACATTTATTGAATTATCTTCAACTGAAGTATCCTCACTAGCCACAATAGTGCTCTCAGATAAGGCACTGGTTTCGGTATTTGAGTACGAGAACCTTCCTGTATCGGTACTCAGAGGGGTTTCCTCTGTGATGTTCTGAACTTCATTGATGACTGAATTAGAATGTTCTGCAGAATTCACCAGAAATTCAGCTGGACAATCTTCCATCTGTGGAGAAGAATATCTGCCcattagtttttgtttcatCATCTAAAATCTTTTAGTGCAAAACTCATGTCACAAGAAAATTGAACAGAATCAAATAAATAGAGCTTTCCAATGTCAAAAGTTTCAACCCTAAAGAGCTCGCCACCATTCAACAATATTAGCAGAATTTGACAGAAAAAATGCAGAAATCATAATAAGTGATGATTTCAACCTGCTGAGTTAAGATTCCGATTCAGTACACCAACCATTTAGTCAAGACCCTAAATCCTTCATCTAATCCTTCCTCATGTTGATATGGCATGATTTTATTGTGAGCCTAAGAAATTGCAAGAACCGAAATTTTATGCAAAGAAAGGCATCAAATAAGTGACCCAATCGACCAAATTTCCAGATGCTTAAGACCCCAACAACATCGGATAATCAACAACTACTACAATCAACCCAACAATAAACGCACCTATACATAGAAGAAAGCACAGGAGAAACAAAGATCAAAAGTATTAGAAAACAGCCCCTTTCATTTTAATTAGGGAACAACACAAGGAACCTATCTTCGGCATCAATTGGTCAAAACCAAACCATCCAAAGTCAACATTTTGAATTGCAAATTCACAGTACgaaatgaaaacaacaaaaatcaagaaatggGTAGTAGGTTTACAGCTAAAATATAACGTTTCCTTGGTGGTGATTATGAATGGGACCGATCTTCGGCACTGATTGACCAATCCCAGATAATCCGAAAGTCATAAACTTGAATTTCAGATTCAAAATCGAAGATGGGTACTGATAATAGAAGTAACAGATTAAAGGTTTTGTTGAAGATGGTGGGGTTGAGTGTACCTGACGCGTAGCGCGAGAAGTGGAGCCACCGCAGATGAGAGAGAAGAGCTTTGAGCGGTTGGTGACGTTGACTCGGGGCCGAGAAGGGCGCGACCCCAGCCGACTATTGCTCGAACCCATTAGAgatacacagagagagagagagagagagagagagagagagaggctctgagaagtgtggaagatgatgacgatgatAATGGAAAAttgaacacacacacacacatacacaactCACAGCTTAGcttttcaaattccaatttcaattatttaaagGTTAAGGCATGAGACACAACCTGAGACAGACAGCTTATTGTACATCTCACtgtttttgtcccttttttttttttttttttttccttgtccaTTTTGGGCAGAATTTGtaggaatttctttcaactaaATGACACGTGTCATTTTAACCCAAATGAAtgtaatttttgatatatatatatatatatatcggtttaataaattaagttaaaatttaatctttttaaaataaaataaagctttattatcattatttttttttttcaccggaagttattcaatttttaatggaatagttttttgaataaacaaaagcaaaaggcTTAAACATATTTTTGGTTCATTTGATCTTTGTGTTgtggatttttttcttttttcaataaaataaaatattttttgcttaCAGTAGGAAGTGATCATGGTAGATATTTCTAGTctttaaatatatgttttgtttaatttacatATGATTCATAATGGGATTATATTTTTCTAGTTTAATAGTATATAGAATTgttatttgtcattttcaagtcctcccttttttaaaaggggttaaatattaaatactcATGgggtttcataactttatttttttttctcaaaggtttgatttttatcacaggaggtccctgtggttttgataacaaaccaaattagtccttctattagttgaccgttagttgacttaacggaattccacgtggaccaatcaaatgttgacacgtggcaccaggccacccccttggtgcccaagagccacccccaattttttttcttttttttttaaaaaaaaaatacatttttttaatttaaaaaaaaaaattaaaaaaattatgtgggtgccacgtgtcaacatttgattggtccacctGGAATtccattaagtcaactaatggtcaatTGACAGAAGAACTAATTTGCTCTATtgtcaaaaccacatggacctcttgtgataaaaattaaaccctacaggggaaaaaaataaagttatgaaaccccaggggatatttaatatttaaccattttaaaaattagggttaataacttttttggtacctcagttttcacttttttattttttccccccctaagttttaaaacatgacaaatttaGTACCCAACTTataggaaaagacaaaatcaatacctccgtTAGTTCCGTCAGTCTCATTTAACAGAATTTTCACGTGTCGCTTTCAAAATATGCCACGtgtcttaaaaagtaaaaataattaaaaataataataataataataataatataataaaaactaaaccaaaaaaaaaaaaaaaatttaaaaaaaacacacacacacacgagctgccttcttcatctttgttcctctctctttcctcttccctctccccctcACCGACGGGAGACGGCCGGCCACCGGATACCGCGAACGCAACCGGCCAAACCCACCCCCACTGGATTGACATAGGATGGAAAACACCGGTGGGtcacctctttctctctcatccacGCCGGTAACCCAGGCGGGTCTTAGCCGATTGAAGTTGAGGCTtgattttgggttatttttgtttgattttctgggttgggttttgtccaattttttttttgtggtgtttttgcTGGTTGGTCGATTGTTCTGTTTCGgttgtggtggatttgccttGTTTTGGGTTTCTAAGGGGTTGATTTTGCTCTGTTTCTTAGTGTTTTAGGTGCTTTGTTGATTTTCTAGGTATTCTTGGCCGGATGGGTATCGAAGATTGAGTTTGTTGTTGATTAAACTTTGGCTTTGATTTTATGGTCTCTGCCATGGCTGAATTCTGGGTAGTTCTCGGTAGGTGGCTGAATTGAGATTTGAGAGTATG from Corylus avellana chromosome ca6, CavTom2PMs-1.0 includes the following:
- the LOC132184566 gene encoding uncharacterized protein LOC132184566, with protein sequence MVYSYTPTYYSTLHDSITTLCKTILPFGLKKRRLPASDQKLSKLQSDNLKWQQDSFHQMLNLMGLHKEGILAETEVSAFRTHLLETLIASPVEHEQPSMLRDKLLFLQELLYAKCISSEDYHASKRPLLQRLAVQGAEIEARDVIVAGPRDPKENAEEEWSVIDLKDEKCLQSKENSNSKNKSKHGSAVKQIKGAASVFGFYKPGKNKEEKSIFETSTPSAKHEMRYSRENPFWDSHLKHKESETSSILMPESLPVESTKRKPFRTLFQREQREGHGGGDGDQNDGGSAERSAKSAKKQWGFDGFKKWKRSDSDDETAPLPLNERSDSEAYMQSGRLVASPIGEGPDTKLIKRKLHSDGSPSDFFIDKVLGDKIKKELSRIQTELCTKNPNLQFSNDQIEAISTKLPVDKAELKKFFPKSWCDRYGDVVLDVVKKEFKDHVGEMENMRNAAKERHGNSMGWTTFEDDENCHPNLFAHHDNSSSKGLQNNPFFRHDSTESNGNKLRSESAIFQGQNPFWSPRAGSSLLG
- the LOC132184815 gene encoding E3 ubiquitin ligase BIG BROTHER-related-like — encoded protein: MGSSNSRLGSRPSRPRVNVTNRSKLFSLICGGSTSRATRQMEDCPAEFLVNSAEHSNSVINEVQNITEETPLSTDTGRFSYSNTETSALSESTIVASEDTSVEDNSINVGTSNRGKCLSESKELVPPHQVSADHSHDESYRDSCTATSSSFKEQQSSDPVSVNVSTNKDSDNNSVDRGVPYICPEVRPSSSSLQDLGDSSSDGVSVENRIGEVTAVHNSDSVPHDSNVSATSRSLGDESFQEAIPSGLGFLVSNGEQGWGDGGVLQVDVVTISSNIISRSNADESNREVRRNSRRLFWDAFSRRSSRRHSDSPTILFSTDDSENLGSHDRWLLDLSGDLFDDGVGGDRGYLGNRIHSLNERRRNSRSEIWERLRGSLDDSGRRNTTCPSGLHPDGTCSCESVLTNEESSTRASISRIVMLAEALFEVLDEIHRQPVSLSLSMVSLPAPESVVDSFPLKSHKKVNTSESSDVEQCYICLAEYEEGDKIRVLPCHHEYHMSCVDKWLKEIHGVCPLCRGDVREGFTESSVSSSEIPSL